In one Bactrocera tryoni isolate S06 chromosome 5, CSIRO_BtryS06_freeze2, whole genome shotgun sequence genomic region, the following are encoded:
- the LOC120777355 gene encoding uncharacterized protein LOC120777355 — MITDSDFILAIKLYPELCHIYKENRADAEERNKELWSQFARDHQLKNGTAAKLKWSQIISQYVSFLMYGTPFHFEREMQFMQMPLLGAGLEDNQSDSDIDETELNKVLKTFEEFPTDIGKQHIRTSATDIIVSKKRALVKGQGNELNEADFVNTEKHYETVILDSNNYNKNESEVKVELAVNKLSSKQNGLNTMVSTEDMLTDFTASTHAQAAIKSSEDTAAPGGFSSLTSLELIFLGYAKVLQRMPLRLQLQTKRKIADIMDEAELKLFEDK, encoded by the exons ATGATAACTGACAGCGATTTTATTTTGGCGATTAAATTATATCCCGAGCTTTGtcatatttataaagaaaatagagCTGATGCTGAAGAAAGGAATAAAGAGTTATGGTCGCAGTTTGCCCGAGACCATCAACTTAAAAATG GTACTGCAGCAAAGCTTAAGTGGTCTCAAATAATTTCGCAATATGTATCATTTCTGATGTATGGCACACCTTTCCATTTTGAAAGGGAAATGCAATTTATGCAGATGCCACTGCTAGGTGCTGG acTGGAAGATAATCAATCTGACTCCGATATTGACGAGACAGAATTAAACAAGGTTTTAAAGACTTTTGAAGAGTTTCCAACTGATATTGGAAAACAACATATTAGGACTTCTGCTACAGACATAATAGTCTCAAAGAAGCGTGCCCTAGTCAAGGGGCAAGGAAATGAATTGAATGAAGCAGATTTTGTAAATACTGAAAAACATTATGAAACAGTTATATTGGActcaaataattataataaaaacgaGAGCGAAGTAAAAGTTGAATTAGCAGTGAATAAACTAAGCAGTAAACAAAACGGATTGAACACTATGGTTAGCACGGAAGATATGTTAACGGATTTTACAGCAAGCACTCATGCACAGGCAGCTATTAAGTCTAGTGAAGACACTGCTGCTCCTGGGGGTTTCTCAAGCCTGACTTCACTGGAACTTATTTTTCTCGGTTATGCTAAAGTATTGCAGCGAATGCCATTACGACTGCAGCTGCAGACTAAACGTAAAATCGCAGACATTATGGATGAGGCAgaattaaaattgtttgaagACAAATGA